A region of the Cydia fagiglandana chromosome 20, ilCydFagi1.1, whole genome shotgun sequence genome:
gcctaaaggcattctctaccagtcaaccataggattaaacagagatgtaataaaaatggtgcaagaagaGAGAATTTAATTAGGAACTATTGCAAACAACTGAAAAACATAATAAACTTATACAATACACatacaaaatatgtatatacaatGAATATACTACTACATGATACTCACATATATTTCGATGGATACTATGTACCTGATCGCTTATCTGCACTTTAAAATGTTCAACGCCTTAATATGCAAATGTATCTGTTGCGGTGTTCTTAAAcacatatcgctggcccaatattacagggttatgtttcacttttatcgaactggaATTTggacattgtcatagtgacattaagtcgaatttcaactatcttgaaaatgttacACCTGAAAAcggaaccctgtaatattgggccagcgatatggTACTTGGCTAAATACTGAATAGGTAGAAGTTAGTCGCAAACATTTTTAACACTATCTTCATTTCTTTCTCTCTACAGTTTTGCGAAGCCGGCGTAAAAGAAGGCGCGCGTCTAGTCCTGGGCGGTAAGCGCGTGGACCGGCCCGGCTACTTCTTCCAGCCAACCATCTTTACTGACGTCACCGACGACATGTTCATCGCCAAGGAGGAGTCCTTCGGGCCCATCATGATCATTAGCAAGTTTAGCAGCAAGTAAGTAACTTAGGACGAATAAACTCGATTAAATAGTCTAGATTACTATTTATATACGTGCCGGTTGGTTGGTTggacgtatggaggtccaagggggaggcctatgttcagcagtggacgtcttatggctgagatgatgatgatgatgactatttatattacttggaaggaaaacatcgtgaggaaaccggactaattaaaataaggcctagttttccgtctgggttggaaggtcagatagcagtcgctttcgtaaaaactagtgcttacgtcaagtgttgggattagttgtcaagccgaccccaggctcccatgagccgtggcaaaatgccggtaTAACGCGACTGCTGTCTGACCTTTCATcgcagagggtaaactaggccttatttggttgggattagtccggtttactcacgatgttttccttctccgaaaagcgactggtacaatatcaaatgatatttcgtacataagttccgaaaaactaattggtacgagccggggtttaatCCGCGACCaacttattggtacgagccggggtcatagactaggaatcctctagaccgagtttagagcaattatttcatgcaaccgatgatgccaaaaatgcgggggtgcgcgggacgaggtgagcgaagtcccgtgccgtgattggtccgttcaaagacacggacgtcacacaaagacactttcgactcgaacatggagtaaaattaccgtatgcgtggcagagggggtagcgcgactatgctcagtctggaggatgttttgtctgtggccgGGGTttacccgcgacctccggattgaaagtcgcacgctcttaccgctaggttGCCAGCGCTTGATCGCTAGTGCTCTTGTAAGATCTGCAATTCTAATGATCGTTTCCTTTCAGAAACCTGGACGACGTGATCCGGCGCGCGAACGCGACCGAGTACGGTCTGGCGTCGGGCGTGTTCACCCGCGACGTGTCGCGCGCGCTGCAGTTCGCGGAGCGCGTGGACGCGGGCACCGTGTTCGTGAACACGTACAACAAGACCGACGTGGCCGCGCCCTTCGGCGGGTTCAAGCAGTCCGGCTTCGGGAAGGACTTAGGTGggttttaaatatacctacttaagtcAATATAAAACTTTGATGACGTCAGCGTTCGCCGCGTCGCTAgtagtacatgcggcccacaccagttttagtgtctagcagtagtagttgccgcttgcgccaccttgcggtcatatccaGTGTATAGACGAGTTTTGTtggagagtgaaccttctgtcaCTAGTACTATGATTTATCCAGTGGTACTGGCAACAACACACTTTAGTTACTgaccatttttttatgtgtCACAATTACAAGTAAATCGCGCGTTCAAGTGGAGAAATAAGAGAATCTAATATTTTCCTATGCAATATGTGTATACTGCTTGCGCCAGTTACCCGCGCCATTGTGCAAGCTACTTGCactctgtcacagaataaataatagtacaaggtacagaagactcactctctaacaaaccgcgtctgtcacgatcagcacagatatgccgctaagtggcgacagcgccacgcgcggctttatggtaaaccccaaaattggggtcaaacggatgtacttttagctacctgtagcaaagcgacgaaatcgcggagtaagcCACGCCTGACTGTGCAAGTGCAATAACAGATATATGTAAAAGTTAGATATCGACAGCTAattgatttaattttgtttataggGCCGGAATATTAACGTGAAAAGTTCAAAATATAACTACAATAAAATTTCCCATGGAACTATTACATTCGACCCACTTGTTGAGGTCCAGATACTGATGTTGCAATCTTCAATATTATATATTAActcaaattgttttttttcCAGGTCAAGACGCACTGAACGAGTACCTCAAAACTAAAACTGTTACCATTGAATATTAAAGTTAGTTGACATTGCAATCTCAATCTTACAATTGTTTGACATTTAATTAGTTATTAAgatgatttgtatataatatttgcATTTTTGCATCATGCCTTTTTGTAAATTTAAGCCAAATCGTGACTGTGACAAGTAGAATATCTATTTCAATATAGTTGTATGTTGAACcgctgttattttatttatagtaaaCGCCTTAAAATATACacatgtatttatttcatttacaatttaaatttgaaccttGTTCTATAGTTACTTGGAAAtctgacaaaaaaaatattttgacttcGAGGCTACGAAATTCCTAATTTTATTTACCTCACAATCATATACGTACGAAAGAGCGTATACTTATGTGTAGTTTGCTAAGAAGATTACAATTAGACTGTTTAAGTATTCCTTATTAGTTCATAATTCATTTTAAACATTAAAGTAATGTGAAGcacattttacattatttgttgAGGAAACCGGaacaagtacctaataatataaatattataaaattaataaattatgtatTCGTAGCTATACACGAATCCATCACATCATAAGTCATtagtcatacatacatacatacatataatcacgcctatttcccggaggggtaggcagagaccacggatttccacttacTACGATCCTGAcgtacctctttcgcttccttcacattcataacattcctcatacacgctcgccggttcagggtgctcttgacctggcctttcttcaggatttccccgatctgatcagagaaagtccgccgaggtctaccccttccaactcccacttccacttcaTTAGTCATAACAAACAATTAATCCAATATACATGTGGCATCAGTAGGTACGGATGTAATCGGTTATCATTTTGTTTACATGACGTCATTTCAAAcgcaaatgtaaacaaaatataaattaaaaaataccggccGAAACGTCGATTTTGAAAAAGTTTATCGGAGAAACTAAAaacagacttatttttacagaagCAAGTATATTTTAAGAAAATCTCAGGAACAAGGGGATTATAGTAAGAATAATGTAGTTTGTACTGATAACTTATCATATCAGTTTAGGTTCAGTCATACTATACGTGATATGTGTTATCTTAATCTTGTCTCTGGCTGCGTTTTCAATCCATCTGAATAGGTAAACTCTGTCAAGCAAGTTCTATCAATAGAAAAGAgcgggaaatttaaaaaaagtgcgcgcgaagggttatcaTCTCATaggaaatttaaatttaaattcgcGCTTTTTTTCTACGAACAAAGTTGTTGGCCAGATATAACTAACAAATCATAAGAATTTTTATATTCTAATGATTTTCAGGCACTTTATTGAACCTTTAATTTATAAAGCATACCTAGTGGTGTCAGAAATAAAGCTAAATTGAACCCTTTTTTGAACTCTtttgaaattttaaatatagttCAAAATcgggtgggaaatatattccctctgctctgccttatataattataaatagacCTTCAAAGGAAGGACATTTGACTTTGAAGTCAGTAGTACCTGTGCAATACCTGTGTCACCAATTTATATAAACTCTGTCAAGCAAGCTCCGTCAGTACTaaagagcggcaaattaaaaaaaaatgtacgcgcGTAGGATGATATATCGTCCCTagggaaatttaaatttagtaataATGAGAGAAATCAACCAAAAAGTGCCGCCGACACCTGCATTAATTAAATCTAATTCTTATCTCCTAAGGTTTAATAACAACCTACAACAATGTTACCCGGCACtaaagattatttattttaggatgtgacgtaattttaaaaattattatacgcAAAATGAGTTCGAAAATATACCACCAGATGCGGCGGAATGAAAAGACCTTATCGGTGTAGTCGAAAATATGCAATTTTGAACAGATTTATGGAAATTTGAGAAAAATCTTAGGAACAAGAGGATTAGTGTCAATTTGATATTATTTAGATAATAACATCGTGAGACTGATAAAATATCGTATATGAAAATGAATGATATAATGATGTGATGACTGATCGAAATATCGAAGAGAACTTTATCCATTTTGAGATAATGGCCTATCGCGgaattaaaaacaatattacTTTGATCTATATTTATCTAATaatataaatgtttaataactacTCTGACTCTGTTTCCATTACCTAGGAGGCCTAATAAAGGTCTACTACTACTTAATATGACTCGCATATGTACTACTAATGAACAGGGATCTCCCCGCGTGAAGCGTTGACCTagtcatgttttacattattcgTTTCCATTGTCGTCCAATAAATGACGTATCTAAACAATTCAGCGCTAATCACGTTTCACCTTTACGAATCATTTTAGCTACATACAGGGAGAACCCATGGTGCTACGACGACGACGTAACGTTACGAGTGTTACGACCGTGAGGCCGATGGAGATTTAAGAATCTGTTATGGTGTCGAATTGGTTTTGATACAAGcttgacgatcgtcttggtaattggcgcgcatctcacgcacgactttaACTTCATTTCACCAACGTGAGCTTTattatcgaccgggatatgaaccgtgattacctacCTTATATATTGTTTTCGATCTCCTAATATTAATCAGGgatcatatcccggtcgatataagtctattgaaactaaccgtgaatcattcaaaactgtccaATTCAAAAATCTTTaatgtcgtatcaaaaccatttCATAACCATCAAAAACCACCGTAAAATCCAGTGAATGACCTAAATAATAAAGGAAAttagtaaagtaataaataaattctatagatgtaaattaaaaattagtGGCCTTGAACGTATGTTTTTAGCGTTATCCGTGGATAAATGAGTttattttaaaagtaggtaagtgATTATATCAAGAAAATATGTGTAGGTACTAAATATTATAAGCTAAGGCTAAGGAAAGGAGGAGATGATAATTCAGTTTATTATGTGGAAAAAAATTCTGTCAGGAAACTCAtgaatatacgagtatataattCTTAACCAAGTAATAAGaccataagtaggtaggtaaacatATAGTTAGTCCAGTGTTAGCTAATGTGGATGAACTGATTATCTTAACCCTATAATACTATGTTATACTACTTTGGACATTGATCTGTAGGCAGAATTAACCGGTACGTCATTTTCCGCGACTTATCCGTGGTGTTAGGTGTTATGCATACTTTTCTTATCTCCTTCTGAGGAGACATAAAAGCGCACAGCATGTTACGAGTGCCCTTTATTTCGTTCAAACTCCAGCACACATAGCTAGCTGGATTTGAcgaataaactttaaataaataatcgtgtcTGATTGTCAAGATAATAATGGCGGCACAATATCGTTTGTTTTGCGTCGTATTAGTTTGTCTGCTGCCGTTGTCTTTTCAGGTACGTCTCACACATTGTATATCCgcatatgttttatttattttatacctacctcTAATTCTTAGTAGAATGTAGATCTAAGTACTTTGATTTACTTACTACCTTTTCACATTGTCTCCGGCGATAGTATATATGTAGATGTAATgacaaatttgaactttattcaTTAGAAGACAAGGTACAAATTTGTTACGTACACTCGTACAGACTTGAATTGAAAAAAGACTCGATTGTGATTTTGTTGAACTTTAGACTTTCTGTCGCTGAATTACGATTCAAAATTGCAGTCAATGATGACAACTTTCTGCTGTAGTAACGAATGCGCGAACTTCACATGTAATCGGTTATttatattaacaaaaataaacattacCCTGCAGCGTATTCTAATCGAATGTCCGCTACATCATACGATGCGTCATTTCTGTCCTCTACACTTAAAACGCGTGTGAATGAGACGGGTGATATAAGTCGAATCGATTACCGGCAAACAAGTTCTGAGTAGGAAGAATGACAATATCAGCTGATGCTTCTCAGTGGGTCTTTGTTTGTGGATCTAAGTGGTGGTATTCATTTAGTTTTGTTCGTAAATGTGGTTAAAAAAAACGCCAATTCTTCGATAAAACACTAATGTTGAGATGTGGGCCAGAATATTCATGTCTTCAGTGTGTTTTCTTTGTTTAGCTGTGTCATCCGATCAGGTAGTTATTTTGGTTCAGACTCTTATTTGCTTGTTACCTAATCTCGACTTAACTATATCATATTATCTTATCAATGTGCAAAATTAACTGATTCATAAGTAGATTgactaaattaagtaactaAACTAATATAATACAAATTAATCAACTATTAACTGAATTAATGTAACTTTACCTTAACAGGAGTTAAATTGACAAACAAACCACATAGTATATACTAGTTTATtgatccaaaaaaaaacaacatagcATAGGTAACAAATTAACATTTtgccaaaatatttttacagaattaaaaacaaaagaagtCACTGACCGTAAACAATTACACAGAATATAGCAGTGAAACTAGTGAAGTACGCATTCAATCTCTTAttatttacaatgtttacaaGACTTAAAATGCGTACCTATGCTTTATTGATACATCACTACACACATAGCAACAAATTAGTGATTGTTGTTGCTAATCTATGTGTTAAATTACAAGAAAGGACGACAATTGTTGTTATTAtattgtacaacgggacttaatcgcgtatttaagattTACACCTCGGgaacaacgccgtcctcgaaacgtccgAGGTTAatcttaaaatttaaataggcggataagtcccgttgtacaatttaataatgtgtaaaaatcgtgaaTGTTTAAAtcattgttttatattgttgttGGTGCAGAGATCCACACCGGAGGATGACAGCTACGTCGGAGCCGTGGTGGAGTTCGAGGTCTCCGCCGACGTCGACCAGAACCTCGCCAGATATGTGCAGCTCATCGCACAGGCGGCAGACCAGGTGGGGCGGCAATATTTACTttatagagttaaaccaagaaaacgctgcggcgattttgatagcccacgcagttcaagtgttatttatacgtcataatttcatagaagtttgacatttaaaagaACACAGTTGGCACTGAGTcgtggcaggcgtggctcactcgtTCGTCTCGTtcgacaccaattttggggtttgccataagccgcgcgtggcgctgtcgccacctagcggccatatctgtgctgatcgtgacagacgcgttttgttagagagtgagttttctgtacctagtactattatttattctgtggttagaccaagaaaacgctgcagtgattttgatagccacgcagttcaagtgttatttatacgtcataatttcatagaagtttgacatttaaaagaACACTGGCACTCagtcgtgggctatcaaaatcgttgcgttttggggccacaggatattgatattatatggttcttttcaaataaatattatacttattctAACCTGCTATGAATACCTGCATACACGTAGTAAAGTTTCATAACGACTTATTGTGGTCGGTCGGAACtttgtacatattatttttgtcataatttaataggtaggtacttacacttAGTTcgcgtatatattttaaaactttgaACTTCTTGAAAATGTGTTTAGATTACCGTACCTAATCATATGGGTTAGAAATTAACATTTTATAACATCGTTTTTCTAGAATGCGGACATCATAGTATTTCCAGAGATGACACTTACCAGAGGCGACCGCAGGGTAGATGTGCCCATATATGGCCTGCTGAAGCAACAGCCTATACCGGCTCTGCAACCTACAAGTTATGATGAGGTAATTCTTGTCTTGAAGGGCTAACAATAATAATTACCTAACCACCCGCCCACTTAGCGCCCGTATAGATTATAGATTATGAACTCCAAACTTCTATCACCTTACCACTACACAGAATGGTAACCGAAAGTTTTTAAATCCATGAGAGCTTATCAAAATCAAGACCCAAGTCTTAGTTTTGCTACCACAAGTTGAACTTTATCACCCTGTCCTTGCCCCTACCAAGGAATAGATACCTACCGCAATAGATTTCTACTCGGAAACTACCAAGGTCGCAGTGGTCGGAAGTCTCGTTGCCGACGGTGCTAATACACTTTACACCATGTGGTAGGAATATAGAGCAAAACTTAGGCGAATATTCGACGCACCCGTCAGTTAAaatctttgtttttaattattaacacgttcagtgccgaaaaccccactatcgggtattttatgattgcgttcccaggccggacgacccgatagtcaggatcgtggtactactgcttTATATGACAAAATTGTTGCGGCAGGCCGCGGATgtcttgtttggctgggtggcaatgaatgtgttcaAAATGTAGAGTTTGCAGACTCAATAAGTACTCTCACTTTCCAGATTATGGTCAGCATATCGGCAGCAGCCAGACAGCACCAGATCTACGTCCTCATCAACGTGCAGGAGGTCATGGACTGCACCACCATCGCAGAAGACTCGGAGGAGTACTGTCCGGAGGAGAAAGAGTATCTCTTTAATACCAATGTCATTTTTGACAGAACTGGTGCTGTTATTGACAGGTGAGTTGTGGGTTCGGGGGGATTACCAGTACACAGATCAAAACATCAATTAAAATGGTTAGTGCAAAAACTTTTTAGACAGtggatatttttatttatggctAGGCTTTATGGTTAGGAATTGATATTATATATCTTCCGAGTCCTCTTTCATACCCAAGTCGCCAGAAAAGTAGTTTGATGTGAATTTCTTAGCGCTGAACAATCTAGTTATCGCTTAATACACGGGGCCGTGCCATGTCTGCCTAAACCAccgtcaaacttcggttttgtagggtTTCTTTTCTGTACCTACGGCAGTActatatttattctgtggtgataGGTAGTATATTATATGACAAATTACGTACCTAGATCATTAATTATAGTAATTTGAGTCACAAACGAACTCTTAGTTCTATCAAAAACCCTTTGTTCTATAGTAACATTAGCTTTTTTGTACTTCATTCCAAAATCAGAATGTTACGAACATGTTTTACACCAGGTACCGCAAGATAAACCTCTTCGGCGAGTTCACCCGCACCCCAGCTCTTCACCCGGACCTGGGGCTCTTCAGCACCGACTTCGGCGTGACCTTCGGCCACTACATCTGCTTCGACCTCATGTTCCAGGTGCCCGCCATCCAGGTGGTCGAGAAGAACAAGATCACCGACGTTCTGTTCTCCACCATGTGGTTCTCGGAGATGCCGTATTTGACTGGTAAGGCCCACTTacaccattccactaatccggggttaactggttaaacctggagttacctaccatggttaccagtacaatttgacactgagttgacggtttaaccgcttacccccgggttagtgggattgtGCAAGTTGGACTAAGTTACTTTTTGATAAAAAGTGCAAAaagttttgtaggtaggtacagcgGTCTAGGTTTTTTGACTCGAAGACCACTCATGGCCCCGGGTGAGACCTTTGCCGCTGCCGGTCCATTTACGCGAGCCGGATTGTATAAGTAACCGTCAGCTCTCCTTCTTCCTTTCCGCGGGCCTATAGGAGGGTCCGCGAGCAGGATTCGGCCCGCGGGAGTAGTTTGGGGATCCCAGTTTTAgtacaaaaaaagcaaaacagaaCACTGACAAAAGGTAATCAACTTGATCTCCCTGTATAGCCACATGGCGAAATTCGATTAATGTCTAAAGAGTTGGTCTTTAAAGTAAAGTATAactaaactaattaattttAACTATGTTACTgtggcagttgttgtaaaatgtattaattaaatttacagcGGTGCAGATTCAAGAAGCCTACGCTTTTGCCCAAAATGTGAACTTCCTCGGAGCTGGAGCGAACAACATGCAAGTTGGAAGTGCTGGtaattttaactgtcatttttagtgttccgtacaaaactttgtttacggaacacttatgggatcacttcggtcttgcaaatcagttaaatacgtttttctcagagaccgtttgacatagatacctaaaatttggaacagttatagcaattaccaccactcatattgtaaataagtcaaaactgcttatttcttattaaagggggaaatttagggggttgagaggggtagactgaaacttttttcatttgtaagaatcgtgtggggtaccattagaaagcttgcaaaaaattgagtcgacggactgattttgacttcattttagactgcaatagtttcgtcaaaaaatgcatttaaagttgcaagttttcatacaaaaattttcacctctgtcctggcgattttagCGAAAACTATAgataacaggcagctgaccagtcaatacccaacttaaagaagcatggagacggcgggaaaattatcagcttaactttatctttattagtttttcaactgcagcttgacctttggttgcttagggctagctaactgatgcttacactggtcaattcatatttagcgagaaacatccttagttaaaactttggcattgaaatttatgacttatgtctttgacacaaagtttaatcctgcttgcttatttttgtgggatatttaattttatctcaatagcctactagtaTGAGatataagtatgagagacatctacaaaatacgaccttattatattgcaaataagtttcaatttcgaacgggctttccaaccaatggactaggcatctcaaaaatgtgaaaaattcaaattaagaattccgttcttgactgtcgttgtgttttttttccacaatagagcacatagagttagtaaggcgtatagagataataaagtcatttaatatttatgaacagctttggcctcatgtatagattttattgagagtatctgattcgtcgaaacaatatacacaatattccttttcattaagtaccattacatttctgtattaattgtataattatcatcatcatcatcatttcagcttttatacgtcccactgctgagcacaggcctcctctcgagcgcgagagggcttgggctatagtccccacgctagcccaatgcggattggggacttcacatacacctttgaatttgttcgcagatgtatgcaggtttcctcacgatgttttccttcaccgatgttgtataattataatatctattaattatattcagtacttatgtatatttttgaacggatcggtgagcaacaagattcagggctataaccgcgaaaatagaagttcgcaaattgcgagcatttttctctgtcactctaattacgccttcattggagtaaaagagaaagatccccgcaaattgcgaatttcggttttcgcggtagcccctcagtcctgttacgagaaaataattttggaagacattaatagtatatgacagttaaatatcacagtttttagaaacaaaggtaaaattgacgaaatatttaaagtaagccgatcttgttttttagcagttccaaataatattaaagtctattctaaagttctaaataatatggcatagaactagaaacaaaatcaaataaaaaataataatgagttctaaattcaaattgaaggagtatacatttaaggtattataggccaagcgcgcaccacgattttaatttttgcgacacgattttagaatcgcgctgtaatatatcgcagaaaattcactgcgcgcactgcgatgaaaaagtcgacgatttgttcattctcaacatggatttcgtaccagtcgcttgtcatgaaacgtgtctttaatatgcgattgctgtatgactttgaacatttataacacaaaggtgatccccgtctatttccataattaaatggtcaacatcctagcgtctcattttgagactccattggagatgcaggtgccgagatgttggggtttggagagcgaaatgccgactgaggtccggccggggtgcgattttattatcatagtgcgcgcggggccatacaactccgcatgctgcaattcactttgcgacaatcgcgtcgcgaacaattgcggaaaaatgtgacaaatcacaattttaaaatcgctgcgatttttttgtcgcaaatgcgtgcactaacatataaacacatacgttgcatttctgcgacaaaattatcgcaggacaaaaaatcgtggtgcgcgcttggccttgctctaaattattataatacatc
Encoded here:
- the LOC134674523 gene encoding vanin-like protein 1 isoform X3 → MAAQYRLFCVVLVCLLPLSFQRSTPEDDSYVGAVVEFEVSADVDQNLARYVQLIAQAADQNADIIVFPEMTLTRGDRRVDVPIYGLLKQQPIPALQPTSYDEIMVSISAAARQHQIYVLINVQEVMDCTTIAEDSEEYCPEEKEYLFNTNVIFDRTGAVIDRYRKINLFGEFTRTPALHPDLGLFSTDFGVTFGHYICFDLMFQVPAIQVVEKNKITDVLFSTMWFSEMPYLTAVQIQEAYAFAQNVNFLGAGANNMQVGSAGSGIYSGKAGALASIMPGLPTTRLLVSRVPKVPGNVTGMTFPGPMYDPPTDHDSLVLITDPSLPDHASRLLVSGFQEFTLVDKDVSCTFRVRLTPRAGDGSKYQYKAMAFDGERSFSGLGEGDTRICSVLACTGDTIDTCGRRFPTFVENSTSIFEELTIVATVPTPALDTRLDAYDSSFFPISLDVSIMPLEPSEYTYTEVQGDETTVFTYTLVNTEKELYSFAVWGRVFEPAPGSSMVPFLSKSLLVIVLALSYV